A DNA window from Lutra lutra chromosome 8, mLutLut1.2, whole genome shotgun sequence contains the following coding sequences:
- the NTF3 gene encoding neurotrophin-3 isoform X4: MSILFYVIFLAYLRGIQGNNMDQRSLPEDSLNSLIIKLIQADILKNKLSKQMVDVKENYQSTLPKAEAPRKPEQREPAKSEFQPVIATDTELLRQQRRYSSPRVLLSDSTPLQPPPLYLMEDYVDNPVAANRTSRRKRYAEHKSHRGEYSVCDSESLWVTDKSSAIDIRGHQVTVLGEIKTGNSPVKQYFYETRCKEARPVKNGCRGIDDKHWNSQCKTSQTYVRALTSENNKLVGWRWIRIDTSCVCALSRKIGRT; encoded by the coding sequence ATGTCCATCTTGTTTTATGTGATATTTCTCGCGTATCTCCGTGGCATCCAAGGTAACAACATGGATCAAAGGAGTTTGCCCGAAGACTCGCTAAATTCCCTGATAATTAAGCTGATCCAGGCAGATATTCTGAAGAACAAGCTCTCCAAGCAGATGGTGGATGTTAAGGAGAATTACCAGAGCACCCTGCCCAAAGCAGAGGCCCCCCGCAAGCCGGAGCAGCGAGAGCCCGCCAAGTCGGAATTCCAGCCCGTGATTGCAACGGACACGGAACTGCTGCGGCAACAGAGGCGCTACAGCTCGCCCCGGGTCCTGCTGAGTGACAGCACccccctgcagccccctcccTTGTATCTCATGGAGGATTACGTGGACAACCCCGTGGCCGCAAACAGAACGTCACGGAGGAAGAGGTACGCGGAGCACAAGAGTCACCGAGGGGAGTACTCCGTATGCGACAGCGAGAGTCTATGGGTGACCGACAAGTCATCGGCCATCGACATTCGGGGACACCAGGTGACAGTGCTGGGGGAGATCAAAACCGGCAACTCTCCCGTCAAACAATATTTTTATGAGACACGATGTAAAGAAGCCAGGCCTGTCAAAAACGGTTGCAGGGGCATTGACGATAAACACTGGAACTCTCAGTGCAAAACGTCCCAGACCTACGTCCGAGCACTGACGTCAGAAAACAATAAACTTGTGGGCTGGCGATGGATACGGATAGACACCTCCTGTGTGTGTGCCTTGTCGAGAAAAATCGGAAGAACATAA
- the NTF3 gene encoding neurotrophin-3 isoform X1: MGKEAESREQVSVGKLRHGYLILQVNKVMSILFYVIFLAYLRGIQGNNMDQRSLPEDSLNSLIIKLIQADILKNKLSKQMVDVKENYQSTLPKAEAPRKPEQREPAKSEFQPVIATDTELLRQQRRYSSPRVLLSDSTPLQPPPLYLMEDYVDNPVAANRTSRRKRYAEHKSHRGEYSVCDSESLWVTDKSSAIDIRGHQVTVLGEIKTGNSPVKQYFYETRCKEARPVKNGCRGIDDKHWNSQCKTSQTYVRALTSENNKLVGWRWIRIDTSCVCALSRKIGRT, encoded by the exons ATGGGGAAAGAGGCCGAGTCCCGGGAGCAAGTTAGCGTGGGCAAGCTCAGACATGGGTACCTG ATCTTACAGGTGAACAAGGTGATGTCCATCTTGTTTTATGTGATATTTCTCGCGTATCTCCGTGGCATCCAAGGTAACAACATGGATCAAAGGAGTTTGCCCGAAGACTCGCTAAATTCCCTGATAATTAAGCTGATCCAGGCAGATATTCTGAAGAACAAGCTCTCCAAGCAGATGGTGGATGTTAAGGAGAATTACCAGAGCACCCTGCCCAAAGCAGAGGCCCCCCGCAAGCCGGAGCAGCGAGAGCCCGCCAAGTCGGAATTCCAGCCCGTGATTGCAACGGACACGGAACTGCTGCGGCAACAGAGGCGCTACAGCTCGCCCCGGGTCCTGCTGAGTGACAGCACccccctgcagccccctcccTTGTATCTCATGGAGGATTACGTGGACAACCCCGTGGCCGCAAACAGAACGTCACGGAGGAAGAGGTACGCGGAGCACAAGAGTCACCGAGGGGAGTACTCCGTATGCGACAGCGAGAGTCTATGGGTGACCGACAAGTCATCGGCCATCGACATTCGGGGACACCAGGTGACAGTGCTGGGGGAGATCAAAACCGGCAACTCTCCCGTCAAACAATATTTTTATGAGACACGATGTAAAGAAGCCAGGCCTGTCAAAAACGGTTGCAGGGGCATTGACGATAAACACTGGAACTCTCAGTGCAAAACGTCCCAGACCTACGTCCGAGCACTGACGTCAGAAAACAATAAACTTGTGGGCTGGCGATGGATACGGATAGACACCTCCTGTGTGTGTGCCTTGTCGAGAAAAATCGGAAGAACATAA
- the NTF3 gene encoding neurotrophin-3 isoform X2, producing MWQPPSARIMMRQILQVNKVMSILFYVIFLAYLRGIQGNNMDQRSLPEDSLNSLIIKLIQADILKNKLSKQMVDVKENYQSTLPKAEAPRKPEQREPAKSEFQPVIATDTELLRQQRRYSSPRVLLSDSTPLQPPPLYLMEDYVDNPVAANRTSRRKRYAEHKSHRGEYSVCDSESLWVTDKSSAIDIRGHQVTVLGEIKTGNSPVKQYFYETRCKEARPVKNGCRGIDDKHWNSQCKTSQTYVRALTSENNKLVGWRWIRIDTSCVCALSRKIGRT from the coding sequence ATCTTACAGGTGAACAAGGTGATGTCCATCTTGTTTTATGTGATATTTCTCGCGTATCTCCGTGGCATCCAAGGTAACAACATGGATCAAAGGAGTTTGCCCGAAGACTCGCTAAATTCCCTGATAATTAAGCTGATCCAGGCAGATATTCTGAAGAACAAGCTCTCCAAGCAGATGGTGGATGTTAAGGAGAATTACCAGAGCACCCTGCCCAAAGCAGAGGCCCCCCGCAAGCCGGAGCAGCGAGAGCCCGCCAAGTCGGAATTCCAGCCCGTGATTGCAACGGACACGGAACTGCTGCGGCAACAGAGGCGCTACAGCTCGCCCCGGGTCCTGCTGAGTGACAGCACccccctgcagccccctcccTTGTATCTCATGGAGGATTACGTGGACAACCCCGTGGCCGCAAACAGAACGTCACGGAGGAAGAGGTACGCGGAGCACAAGAGTCACCGAGGGGAGTACTCCGTATGCGACAGCGAGAGTCTATGGGTGACCGACAAGTCATCGGCCATCGACATTCGGGGACACCAGGTGACAGTGCTGGGGGAGATCAAAACCGGCAACTCTCCCGTCAAACAATATTTTTATGAGACACGATGTAAAGAAGCCAGGCCTGTCAAAAACGGTTGCAGGGGCATTGACGATAAACACTGGAACTCTCAGTGCAAAACGTCCCAGACCTACGTCCGAGCACTGACGTCAGAAAACAATAAACTTGTGGGCTGGCGATGGATACGGATAGACACCTCCTGTGTGTGTGCCTTGTCGAGAAAAATCGGAAGAACATAA
- the NTF3 gene encoding neurotrophin-3 isoform X3, giving the protein MVTSATILQVNKVMSILFYVIFLAYLRGIQGNNMDQRSLPEDSLNSLIIKLIQADILKNKLSKQMVDVKENYQSTLPKAEAPRKPEQREPAKSEFQPVIATDTELLRQQRRYSSPRVLLSDSTPLQPPPLYLMEDYVDNPVAANRTSRRKRYAEHKSHRGEYSVCDSESLWVTDKSSAIDIRGHQVTVLGEIKTGNSPVKQYFYETRCKEARPVKNGCRGIDDKHWNSQCKTSQTYVRALTSENNKLVGWRWIRIDTSCVCALSRKIGRT; this is encoded by the coding sequence ATCTTACAGGTGAACAAGGTGATGTCCATCTTGTTTTATGTGATATTTCTCGCGTATCTCCGTGGCATCCAAGGTAACAACATGGATCAAAGGAGTTTGCCCGAAGACTCGCTAAATTCCCTGATAATTAAGCTGATCCAGGCAGATATTCTGAAGAACAAGCTCTCCAAGCAGATGGTGGATGTTAAGGAGAATTACCAGAGCACCCTGCCCAAAGCAGAGGCCCCCCGCAAGCCGGAGCAGCGAGAGCCCGCCAAGTCGGAATTCCAGCCCGTGATTGCAACGGACACGGAACTGCTGCGGCAACAGAGGCGCTACAGCTCGCCCCGGGTCCTGCTGAGTGACAGCACccccctgcagccccctcccTTGTATCTCATGGAGGATTACGTGGACAACCCCGTGGCCGCAAACAGAACGTCACGGAGGAAGAGGTACGCGGAGCACAAGAGTCACCGAGGGGAGTACTCCGTATGCGACAGCGAGAGTCTATGGGTGACCGACAAGTCATCGGCCATCGACATTCGGGGACACCAGGTGACAGTGCTGGGGGAGATCAAAACCGGCAACTCTCCCGTCAAACAATATTTTTATGAGACACGATGTAAAGAAGCCAGGCCTGTCAAAAACGGTTGCAGGGGCATTGACGATAAACACTGGAACTCTCAGTGCAAAACGTCCCAGACCTACGTCCGAGCACTGACGTCAGAAAACAATAAACTTGTGGGCTGGCGATGGATACGGATAGACACCTCCTGTGTGTGTGCCTTGTCGAGAAAAATCGGAAGAACATAA